One Mus musculus strain C57BL/6J chromosome X, GRCm38.p6 C57BL/6J DNA window includes the following coding sequences:
- the H2bfm gene encoding histone variant H2bl2 encodes MASTTAMDVLEELSSDSSEKQVQPRKPEKAKREKDKPKKGGPEKKAKKEKQEKAKPEKKPKKKPEKEKPEGEKLEKKPKKDKREKAKPKKKPEQENREQETPEQEKPEVQRRRSLHQSIREDERRARLIRRRKNSFAIYFPKVLKNIHVGLSLSQRSVNILDSFVKDMFERIASEASFLARQARNSTINSREIQTAIRLLLPGELCRRAVAEGTMAMVRYISNK; translated from the coding sequence ATGGCGTCTACCACGGCTATGGACGTTCTGGAGGAGCTATCTTCGGATAGTTCCGAAAAACAGGTACAACCAAGAAAGCCTGAGAAAGCTAAAAGGGAAAAGGACAAACCAAAGAAAGGGGGGCCGGAGAAGAAGGccaagaaagagaaacaggagaaagCAAAGCCGGAGAAAAAGCCGaagaagaagccagagaaagagaaGCCGGAGGGAGAGAAGCTGGAGAAGAAACCCAAGAAAGACAAGCGGGAGAAAGCGAAGCCGAAGAAGAAGCCCGAGCAAGAGAACCGTGAGCAAGAGACTCCTGAGCAGGAGAAGCCTGAGGTGCAGCGGCGTCGCTCACTTCACCAAAGCATCAGGGAAGATGAGCGTAGAGCCCGTCTGATCAGACGCCGTAAGAACAGCTTCGCTATCTACTTTCCGAAGGTGCTGAAAAATATCCACGTGGGTCTCTCCCTCTCGCAGCGGTCTGTGAACATCCTGGATTCATTCGTGAAGGATATGTTTGAAAGAATTGCATCCGAAGCCAGCTTCTTGGCGCGTCAAGCCAGAAACTCTACTATCAACTCCAGAGAGATCCAGACCGCTATTCGACTTCTGCTTCCTGGCGAGCTCTGCCGGCGTGCAGTGGCTGAAGGAACCATGGCGATGGTCCGGTATATCTCCAACAAGTAA
- the Tmsb15b2 gene encoding thymosin beta-like: protein MSDKPDLSEVETFDKAKLKKTNTEVKNTLPSKETIQQEKEHNERT from the exons ATGAGCGATAAACCAGACTTGTCAGAAGTTGAAACATTTGACAAAGCAAAGTTGAAGAAAACTAATACTGAAGTAAAAAATACTCTTCCGTCGAAGGAAA CTAtccagcaagagaaagaacacaatGAAAGAACATAA